TGCTGATGCCCGACTGCGACCTGGACAACGCCGTCAGCGCCCTGATGGGCGCGGCCTACGGCTCCTGCGGCGAGCGCTGCATGGCCATCTCCGTAGCTGTCTGCGTGGGCGACCAGATCGCCGATGCGCTGGTCGAGAAGATCGTTCCGCAGATCAAGGCCCTGAAGATCGGTGCCGGCACCAACTGCGGCCTCGACATGGGCCCGCTGGTTACCGGCGCGGCGCAGGCCAAGGTCACCGGCTACATCGACGCCGGCGTCGAGCAAGGCGCGCAGCTGCTGGTCGACGGCCGCAACTTCAAGGTTGCCGGTCACGAGAACGGCTTCTTCATCGGCGGCACCCTGTTCGACAAGGTGACCCCGGACATGACCATCTACCAGGAAGAAATCTTCGGCCCGGTGCTTTGCATCGTGCGCGTGAACAGCCTGGAAGAAGCCATGCAGCTGATCAACGACCACGAATACGGCAACGGCACCTGCATCTTCACCCGCGACGGTGAAGCGGCCCGCCTGTTCTGCGACGAGATCGAAGTCGGCATGGTCGGCGTCAACGTCCCGCTGCCGGTACCGGTGGCCTACCACAGCTTCGGCGGCTGGAAGCGTTCGCTGTTCGGCGACCTCCACGCTTACGGCCCGGACGGCGTGCGCTTCTACACCAAGCGCAAGGCCATCACTCAGCGTTGGCCGCAGCGCAAGTCGCACGAAGCCGCGCAGTTCGCCTTCCCCAGCAACGGCTGAGGCTGACGAAAAAGGCATGGTCGCTACCGACCATGCCTTTTTTCTTTCCGCATCCTGATACCGCACACACGGCGATCCGTGCATCGCCGGGGGCCCTGGTCGCGCCCACGACAAGCAAGCGACCAACCACTGTAGGCATCGAGCGCCGGCCCGCCGGCACCCCGAACGTAATGGACGCAACACCCTGCAACGTGGAGACAACAATAATGATCAAGATCCTCAAGCGCACCTCCCTGGCGATCGCTCTCGCCGCCACCAGCCAGTCGTTCGCTGGCGACCTCACCGTCGTGTCCTTTGGCGGCGCCAACAAGGACGCCCAGGTCAAGGCTTTCTACAAGCCCTGGCAGCAGAACAGCGGCAACCGCCTGGTGTCCGGCGAATACAACGGTGAAATGGCCAAGATCAAAGCGATGGTCGCCACCGGCAGCGTCGCCTGGAACGTCGTCGAAGTGGAAGGCGCCGAACTGGCCCGTGGCTGCGACGAGGGCATGTTCGAAGAGCTCGACCCGGCGCAGATCGGCCTCAAGCAGGAAGACTTCGTGCCTGGTGCGATCCAGCCTTGCGGCATCGGTTTCCTGGTCTACTCCACGGTGCTCGCCTACAACCGCAACAAACTCGCCAGCGCGCCGACCAGCTGGAGCGATTTCTGGGACGTCGAGAAATTCCCCGGCAAGCGCGGCCTGCGCAAGCTGGCCAAGTCCACCCTGGAGTTCGCCCTGCTCGCCGACGGCGTGAAGCCCGCCGAGGTCTACCAGGTGCTCGCCACCCCGCAGGGGCAGGACCGCGCCTTCGCCAAGCTCGACCAGATCAAACCCCACATCCAGTGGTGGGAGGCCGGTGCCCAGCCGCCGCAATTCCTCGCCGCCGGCGACGTGGTCATGAGCTCGGTCTACAACGGCCGCCTCTCCGCCCAGCAGCGCCAGCAGTACGGCCTGGACATCGTGTGGAACGGCGGCATCTATGAGTTCGACTCCTGGGCCATCCCCAAGGGCGCGCCACAGCAGGACATGACCCGCCAGTTCATCGGCTACACCCTCGCACCCGAGCAGCAGAAGAGCTTCTCCCAGCACATCGACTACGGCGCCGCCAACCTCAAGGGGATGGAGCTGCTGGACGCCCAGCGCGTGGCTGAACTCCCCACCGCGCCACAGAACATCGAGCAGCAGATTCCGGTGGATGTGACCTTCTGGACCGATCATGGCGAGCAACTGGAGCAGCGCTTCAACGCCTGGGCGGCGCGGTAAGGTCATAGGGCCGTCAGGCCTTCCCAGGCAGGACCTGGGGTGAATGAAAAGGCCGGTCGAATGACCGGCCTTTTCATTCTTGGATCAGGTGATGGGGGGAGCGAAGCGATACCCATGCTGCTCAATGCCTGGGTTCTATCATCCGCGGCACGCGCCATCAGCCGCTGCACTTACGCCGCAGGATGAATACCTGTAGGAGCGAGCTTGCTCGCGAACCACCCAACACCGATGCGGCCGGGTAATTCTGTTCGCGAGCAAGCTCGCTCCTACGAAAAGCAGCTGGCCCGCAGTCCGTAGCGGTACCCATGCTGCTCAATGCCTGGGTTCTATCATCCGCGGCACGCAGCCATCAGCCGCTGCACTTACGCCGCAGGATGAATACCTGTAGGAGCGAGCTTGCTCGCGAACCATCCAACACCGATGCGGCCGGGTAATTCTGTTCGCGAGCAAGCTCGCGCCTGCGAAAAGCAGCTGGCCCGCAGTCCGTAGCGGTACCCATGCTGCTCAATGCCTGGGCTCTATCATCCGCGACACGCGCCATCAGCCGCTGCACTTACGCCGCAGGATGGACACTGTAGGAGCGAGCTTGCTCGCGAACCGCCCAACACCGATGCGGCCGGGTAATTCTGTTCGCGAGCAAGCTCGCGCCTACGAAAAGCAGCTGGCCCGCCGCGATGGGTATCGCTTCGCCCCACACCATCCTGCGAAGAGCTGCCCAACCGAAGTCTCAGGCGTGCGCCGAGTTCGTCCCGCCACAAGAGCATCGCGGACGGAGTCCGCTCCTGCGGGGGTTCATCGCCTGGCGTACAGGCGAGTTCCTTCCGTGGTCAGCCGAAGTGCTTCTTCAGGTAGATCCGCTGGTGCCCCGGCGGACAGTCTTCCAGCACGCCCATGCGTTCGAACCCCTGTTTCTCGTAGAAGCCCGGCGCCTGGAAGCTGTAGGTGTAGAGGAACAGGCCGACGCAGCCGCGGCGGCGGGCTTCGTCTTCGGCGAGGGCGATGAGCTGGCTGCCCAGGCCGCTGCCGCGCTGGTCGTTCGGCAGCCAGAGATAGTCGATATAGAGCCAGCCCATGCCGGATTGGCCGAACATGCCGCCGACCACCTCGTCTTGTTTGTCGCGGGCGTAGAGTTCGAAGTCGTCGTAGGTGTTGCTGCGGCCCATCTGTTCGAAGTTGTAGGCGAGCAGCCCCTGGATGACCACGTGGCGTGCGTGCGGGTCGACGCCGAGGGTGAAGTTGAAGGTGGATTGCATGGGGCGCTCCGGATTGGCGAAAGCGCCAGTCTAGGGAGCTGGCGGCGGGTTGGGTAGGGAGGAGGGGGCAAAGGCGGGTCCGCTCCTGCAAGGGGCTTTCTGCGCACTTCGGTCCGCGATTGCGTCGGAAGAGGGGCGCTCGGGCCGTTCGCTAGGGCGGTGTCGCGGACGGACAGGCAGCGGTAGGCGCCGTTGCCGGGGCCGTATATCCAGCTCTCCAGCGGCGGATTGCCGGGGGCGAACTTGTCGTCCGGCTTCCGCTCAGCCCTGCGAGAACGCGCACTTGTCGCGCCCGCTGCGCTTGGCATCCAGCAGGGCGGCGTCGGCGCGGCTGACGGTCTGCGAGTAGCTTTCACCGGGCTGGTGTTCGGCCACGCCGAAGCTGGCGGTGACGGACAGGGCGTCGGTACCCACGCGTACGGCGAGGCAGCGGATGTCGTTGCGCACGCGTTCGATGATGGCGGCGGCGTCGGCCAGGCGGGTTTCCGGGAGGAGGAGGAGGAACTCCTCGCCGCCCCAGCGCCCGCAGAGGTCGTACTGGCGCAGCGCGGCCTGTATGGCGCGGCCGATTTCCACCAGCACGCGGTCGCCGATGTCGTGGCCCCAGATGTCGTTGACCTGCTTGAAGTGGTCCACGTCGAGCATGGCCAGGACGTAGGTGTCGTGGTGGCGCTGGGCGCGTTCGCTTTCCTCGCGCAGGCGCTCCATCAGCAGGCGGCGGTTGGCGATACCGGTGAGCGGGTCGTGGGTGGCGGCTTCGCGCAGGGCGACGTTGAGGTCGCGCATCATGTCCTGGTAGCGGTCGGAGATGCGCGCGACCTTTTCCAGTTGGCGCAGCTGCTTGTGGTAGCGCTCGGACAGCGTGGAGTTCTGCGCCCGGGCCATGGACTGGAAGCCGTCGGAAATCCGTGCGATGCGTTCCAGGCGCGCGAGCTGGTCGAGCGATTGCTGGTGCTTGAGGTACAGCGCCTCGCGCAGGGGGTGCCCCTCGTATTGGGGGTCGGCCAGCAGTTCGTCGATCAGCAGGTCCAGCTCGCGCTCGCTTGTCATGGCTCTTACTCGTCGTAGGCTTGGATGACGAACGGGAAGGTACAGTCCTCGCGGAACTCCTCGGCCAGCTCGGCGACGCGCTCGTTGCGTCGGTCGTAGTGCCAGGCGACGGCGGCGGCGCGGCCTTCGCGGTGGGCCTCTTCGAGCAGGTCGAAGATATCCATCATGGCCTTGATGGAGCTGGTGTTGAGGTATAGCAGGCGCAGGTCGAGCGTGAGCGGGCGTTGTTCCCCGGCGAGGAAGCGCTCGACCCATTCGATCACCTGGCCGAACAGTTCATAGGAGTTTTCCGGGTAGGAGTCGCCTTGCATCGTGAGGGTGCCGGCCTGCCAGTCGCCGTGGATCGATGGGGTGGACTGGGTTCCTGCGATGTTGAGGTTGGTCATGGCTGGGTGTCCCTGGATTCGCGTGTTCAGATCACGGCGCGCAGGCTGAAGAAGGCGCGGCCGTCGGGTTGTTCGGTGAGGGAAGTCTTGAGCGGCGCGTTGGATTTGCGGGCGATGTCCAAGAGGCCCAGGCCGGCGCCGGTGGTGGCTTCGGCATCGCGCGGGCGGCGCAGCTGTTCCTTGTAGGCGGCCTTGAGCTGGACCTTGTCCAGGTCGGCGATGCTCTCGATGCTGCGCACCAGGCTGCGGCCGTCTTCCAGTTCCACCAGGTTGCCGGCGGAAACCACGTAGTGGCCTTCCTCGTCGCGGGCGATGGCGACGGTGGCCGAGGCATCCTGTTCGCCGTAGCCGCGCAGGGAGGCGTAATGGCGGATGTTCTGGGGCATTTCGATGTAGACCGCGAACACGTCCATCGCTTCGCTGGGATGCGCCTGCTCGGCCTGCAGGTAGTTGCGCAGGGCATGGCCGATTTCTTCGATCAGGCTGCGCGAGATGGGCCCGTTGAAGCAGAGCAGTATGCGTTGCCGGGTGTAGCTCTCGCGCATGGCCAACAGATCTAGCGATTCCATGGAATACCCCTAGTCGAATCGGAAGGAGAGGATGGTGATGTCGTCGCGCTGCGGACGCTCGCCCTGATACCGGGCGAGGGTAGCGGCGAATACGTCCGCCTGCTCGGCCAGTGGTCGGCACGCGTGGCTGCGCAGCATGTCGGCGAAGCGGCTGTTGCCGAAGCCGAAGCCGTGTTCGCCGCCGGCCTGGTCGAGGAAGCCGTCGGTGCACAGGTAGTAGGTCCAACCGGCCTGCATCGGGACTTCCACATCCTGATAGTCACCCTGGCGCTTGTCGCCGATGGCGCGGCGCGCGCCCTTGTGCTCGCGCACGTCGGTGCCGTCGCTGGCGAACAGGGAAATCTTCGCTCCGGAGAAATGCAGCCGCTTGCGCTGGTGGTCGACGCGCACCAGGCCGGCGTCCATGTTGGTGGCCAGGGAGTGGGTGAACTCCTCCTGGCTGAGCATGCCGCGCATGACGTGGTCGGTTTCGCGCAGGATGGCCGCCGGGTCGTGGCTCTGCACGCTGTCGATGGCGTGGTCGATGGCGGCCAGGGCGAGCATGGTCATCAGCGCGCCGGGGACGCCGTGACCGGCGCAGTCGACTACGCCGATCAGGCTGTCGTGGGGGCCTTCGCGGTAGATGTAGAAGTCGCCGCCGACCACGTCGCGCGGTTTCCACAGGACGAAGTGGTGCTCGCCCAGGGACTTCTGCAACTGGCGGTCGGGGAGGATGGCGCGCTGGATCAGGCTGGCGTAGTCGATGGAGTCGCCGATCTTCTTCTGCGCGGCGGCCATTTCGCGGTTGGCCGCTTCCAGCGCCTGGGTGCGCTGCTGCACCTTGTCTTCCAGTTCCTCGGTATGCCGGCGGACCTGGTCGGCCATGCTGGCGAAGGCGGACGACAGCTCGCCGATCTCGTCCGGGCGGGTGCGCGGCAACGGGCTGTCGTACTGGCCGGCGGCAATCGCCTTGGCCGATTGCTTGAGGCCGCGCAGCGGGCGCAGCACCAGCAGGTCGACGGTGTAGGCGAAGCCGAGCAGGAGGATCGCCAGCAGCCCGGCGAGGGTGCCCGCCAGCGGCCACATCCAGCGGCTGTCGAGCACCTGCGCGGCGTGCAGGTCGATGGCGCTGAGCACGTGCCAGCGCAACTGCGGGATGTAGGCCATCGCCAGCAGCTGTTCCTTGCCGTCGAGCGTCGCCCACATCGTTTCCACTTCGCCGGGGTTGGCCTCGGCCTGGCGCAGGGTCTGGCGCAGGGCGGCGCGGTCCTGGTCGCTGCCGAGCAGGTCGAACACGCGGTGCTTGGCCTTGGCGCCGGCGCCGGAGGAGAAGGCGATCATGCGCGTGTCCGGGTGCGCCTGGATGGCGCCGTCGGGGTCGACGATCATCGGCGTCACCCCGGCCTCGCGGCGCGAGATGAACTGATCGAGGAACTCGGTGAGATCCAGGCCGCCGCCGGCCAGGCCGACCTTTTCGTTGCCGGCGCGGACCACCATGTTGAACCAGACCTTGGTGACCTTGAGCTTGGCGTCGTAGTTGACGTTGATGTTGTACGACTCGCCGCGCGCCAGGGTGTCGAAGTACCAGCGGTCCTGCGGGTCGTTCTCGCTCAGGGTGTAGCGCGGGGAGTTCGAGAGCGGCGAGCTGGAGTCGTTGAAGTAGTAATGGCGCGAGGCGTCCACCACGACGAAATAGGAGTAGTTGCGCTGGTCGGCGCGGTAGCCGTCGGCTTCGCGGAAGAACAGCGAGCGGCGCGCCGGATCGTTCTCGTCGAGCATCCAGTCCTGCGTCACCACGGACTCGGCCAGCCGACGCGAAAGCGCCAGCTCGCGGATCACCGGAGCGATGATCTTCTGCTGGTTGAGCAGGGTGAAGTTCCTCGCGAAGGCGAGGCCGAAATGTGTGCGGATGTCTTCCATCGCCTTCCAGCCCAGCAATACCGCCGGTACCAGTGCCAGAAGACAGGCGATGAGCAATGCCACCACCGATTTACCGCGCAACCCCCATCTTGCCGCCATGGCTCTCTCAATTCTCCTCGTCGCCCGCCGTCTGCCGGTCTTTTGGCGAAAGCTCAATTGTGCAGTTTGTATACGGGCACAATCAAACCAAATTGATGGCGGAACGCCATAATTCTGACGTCACACAATCGACTCTCAGGAGTCTAGCCATTGTCTGAAATATCGCTTAGATGGCGTTTGGGTTTCGTGCACCACTAGACGCGATTTCCTCCACCGCTCTGCCGGGCCTGTTGCAGCAGGGCGGCGGCGATGCGTTCCAGCGGCAGGACTTCCTTCGCCGCGCCCAGCTCCACCGCCTCGCGGGGCATGCCGTAGACCACGCAACTGGCCTCGTCCTGGGCGATGGTGTGGCCGCCGGCCTGACGGATGGCCTGCAGGCCCCGCGCGCCGTCCTTGCCCATGCCGGTGAGCAGCGCCGCCAGCAGGTTGCGCCCGGCGCAGCGGGCGAGGGAGTCGAACATCACGTCCACCGCCGGCCGGTGGCCGTTGACCGCTGCCTCGTGCTGCAGGTGCACCACGTAGTTGGCGCCGCTGCGGCGCACTTCCATGTGGAAGTCGCCGGGAGCGATGAGTACGTGGCCGGGGAGGATGCGGTCGCCGTCGCGGGCCTCGCGTACGCAGAGGCGGGTCTGGCGGTCCAGCCGTTCGGCGTAGGATCTGGTGAAGCCCGGCGGCATGTGCAGGGTGACCACGGTGCCGGGGCAGTCCGGCGGCAGTCCCAGCAGCACTTCCTTGATCGCCTCGGTGCCGCCGGTGGAGGCGCCGATGGCGATGATCTTCTCGGTGCTCAGCAGCGGCCCGCCGGCGGTGGCACTCGCGCCGGTGGCCACGCTGGGCCTGCGCATCCGCGCGCGGGCGGCGGTCTTGAGCTTGGCGCGGATTTCCTCGGCGTAGGCCTGCATGCCTTCGGCGATGCACAGGCGCGGCTTGGCGATGAAGTCGATGGCGCCCAGCTCCAGCGCGCGCAGGGTGGCCTCGGAGCCCGTTTCGGTGAGCGAGGAGATCATCAGCACCGGGGTCGGCCGGCCCTTCATCAGCTTGTCGAGGAAGGTCAGGCCGTCCATGCGCGGCATTTCCACGTCGAGGGTGATCACGTCCGGCGAGTGCTGCTTGATCAGGTCGCGGGCGGCGAAGGCATCCGGCGCGCAGCCCACCAGGTGCAGCTCCGGGTCGCCCTGGATGATGTCCTTGAGCAGGCTGCGGACCAGCGCCGAATCGTCGACCACCAGAACCCTGATCGTCATGCCGCCCTCCCTTCAGAACAGATCGATGGTCCCGCCGCGCGTCTGCCGCGACAGTTGCTGACGGTATTGCCGCTCGCGCTGCAGCAGCGTGTCGTTGGCCAGCACGCGCAGCTTGCGCACCAGCACCCGGCCGCTGCCGGGGAAGAAGTAGACCTTGCGCGGGTGCACGTCGAGCAGGTCCTGGGCGAGCACCGGAATGCCCTCGGCGCCCAGGTAGTCGAGGACGAACTCGACGTTGCGCTGGCCGACGTCGGCGCTGAGGTTCTGCAGCACCGAGCCGCCGCCGAACACCTTGGCCTCGAAGTTCCGCCGCTGGGCGCCACGGCGCACCAGGGCGCTGATCAGCAGGTCCATTGCGTGCACGCCGTAACGCCCGGAGCTGGACAGCAGGCGGCGGGTGCCGGCGTCGCCGGGCAGCATGAAGTGGTTCATCCCTCCCAGCCCGCTGCTGCGGTCGCGCAGGCAGACCGAGACGCAGGAGCCGAGCACGGTGACGATCATCAGTTCCTCGGCGGTGACGAAGCATTCGCCGGGCAGCAGCTTGACCGCGTCCATGCCGAAGCGTGGGTCGTGGTAGCGGTTGAGGGGCGCGTAGGCTGCGCTCATCTCAGGCCGACCCCGCCGCCTGGTAGGTGGTGCGGCCCACCGAGCGCACCAGGTGGTTGGCGTGGACGAAGTTTTCCGAATGCCCGGCGAACAGCAGCCCGCCGGGGCGCAGCAGGCCCACCATGCGTTCGAGCAGGCGGGTCTGGGTCGGCTTGTCGAAGTAGATCATCACGTTGCGGCAGAAGATCGCGTCGAGCCCGCCACTGATGCCCCAGTGGGCGTCGAGCAGGTTGATCTGGCGGAACTCCACCAGTTGCCGCAGTTCGCCGACCACCCGCGCCTTGCCGGTGTTGTCGCCGGTGCCGCGCAGGAAGAAGCGTTTCTTCTGGCTGCTGTCCAGCGCTTCCAGGCGCTCCATCGGGTAGATGCCCTGGCGCGCGCTGTGGAGCACGCCGGTATCGATGTCCGAGGCCATGATCTGCACTGGCGGGGTGAAGCTGCCCAGGGCGTCCACCAGCGTCATGGCGATGGAGTAGGGCTCTTCGCCGGTGCTCGAGGCGGTCGACCAGATGCGCAGTGGACGGTGGTCGCGCAGCTGTTCCTCGGCGAAGCGCGCCAAGTGCTCGAAGTGGTGGCGTTCGCGGAAGAACGCGGTGAGGTTGGTGGTCAGCGCGTTGACGAATTGCTGCCACTCTTCCTCGTGGTCCTCCAGGTAGGCGAAGTACTCGGCGAAGCTGTTCAGCCGCAGGTTGCGCAGGCGCCGGGAAAGGCGGCTGTAGACCAGTTGTTGCTTGTTCTCCGAGAGGCTGATGCCGGCGTGCCGGTACAGGCGTTCGCGCACCTGCTGGAAGTCTCGGCGGGTGTAGTGGAACTCATGGTCGGGGGCCGGCAGGTCAATGTTGGGCATGGGGTCGATCCGTGTGTTCTGGGCGCGTCATTCGAATTTCTGGATGCTCGGGGGAGTCTGGCGCGGTGGCCTTGCCCTCACCCCCAGCCTTCTCTCTCGGGAGAGGGTCAGGGTGAGGGGGCTCTTACGGCCCCCTGTCCCCGGTGAAGAGCCCCTGCATACCGGGCTCATCTCCAACCTTCCCTGGTCCGCTCGCGGCGACCGGCCCTCCCATTGCTCCGGCCGCCGCCATCCCTGCGCCCCGCCCGATCAGAACTCTTCCCAATCCTCTTCCTTGCCCTTGGCCCGCACCGCCTTGGCCACCCCGCGCGCGGCGCGGGAGGCGTGCGCTGGCGCCTCGGCCCGCGCCGGGCGGGCGACGGCCAGGGGCACCACGGTGGCCGAGGTGTCGAGCTTGAACACCGAAACCGACTGGTTGAGCAGCCCGGCCTGCTCCTGCAGGGCCTCGGCCGAGGCCGCGGCCTCTTCCACCAGGGCGGCGTTCTGCTGGGTCATCTCGTCCATCTGCGACACCGCGCCGTTCACCTCCTCGATGCCGCTGCTCTGCTCGGCGGAAGCGGCGGCGATCTCGGCCATGATGTCGGTGACGCGCTTGATCGCCACCACGATGTCGCTCATGGTCTGGCCGGCCTGGGCGACCAGGGTGTTGCCGTTCTCCACCTTGTCCACCGAGTCGTTGATCAGCGTCTTGATCTCCTTGGCGGCGGCGGCCGAACGTTGCGCCAGGGTGCGCACTTCCCCGGCCACCACCGCGAAGCCACGGCCCTGCTCGCCGGCACGGGCGGCTTCAACCGCGGCGTTCAGTGCGAGGATGTTGGTCTGGAAGGCGATGCCGTCGATCACGCCGATGATGTCGGCGATCTTGCGCGCCGAGTCGTTGATGGCCGACATGGTGCCGACCACCTTCTGCACCACGCTGCCGCCTTCGGTGGCGACTTCCGAGGCGTTCACCGCCAGCGAGTTGGCCTGGCGGGCGTTCTCGGCGTTGAGCTTCACCGTGCTGGTCAGCTCCTCCATGCTCGAAGCGGTTTCCTCCAGGCTCGAAGCCTGCTGCTCGGTGCGGGTGGACAGCTCGGCGTTGCCGCTGGCGATCTCGCTGGCGGCGGTGTGGATGGTGTCGGCGGCCTCGCGGATCTGCCCGAGCATGCGCGACAGGCTCTGCGCGGTTTCGTTGGAGTAGTCCTTGAGCTCGCCGAAGGTGCCCTGGTAGTCGGCGTCGATGCGCTGGGTCAGGTCGCCCTGGGCCAGCGCGCCGAGCATCCGGGTGACGTCGCGCAGGCCCTTGTCGGCGGTCTCCACCAGGTTGTTCAGGCCGGTGGCCAGCTTGAGGAAGAAGCCGTCCTTGTTGGACGCCTCGATGCGCTTGCTGAAGTCGCCGCCGGCGGCGGCCTCCACCAGTTGCGAGACCTCCTGTTCGGCGCGGAACTCCTCGGTGCGGTCGGTCCATTGCACCGCCGAGCCCAGGCGCTCGCCGGCATCGCTGAACACCGGCACCACGTCCAGGGCGAAGCGCCGGCCGCCGAGGTTCAGCTCGGCCTGGTAGCGTCCGCTGAGGTGGGCGAGCAGGGTGCGCTGGTGTGCCGGGTTCTTGTGGAACATGTCGATGTTGGCGCCCATCAGGCGGCTGGCGTTGAAGTTCGGCAACTGCTTGCGGATGTCCGCCTCGGCGCGGCCGAGCATCTCGCTGACGGTGCGGTTCATGTAGATGATGTCGAGGTCGTTGTTGGCGATCATCACGTTGGCCGAGACGTTATCCAGCGCGCTCTTGATCCCGGCGTTGTACTCGGCGGCGTCGGCGCTGGCCCTGAGGCTGGCGCGCACGCCGTCGATGGCCTCGGTGATCATCGCCTTCTTGCCCGGCAGACGGTCCATCTCCGGCGAGAGGTCGCCCTTGCCGTAGGCGGTGACGGTGGCCACCACCTTCATCTTCACCGCGATGTGCGAGGCGACCAACTCGTTGATGCCCTTGGCGATGTGTGCCGGGCGGCCGCTGAGCCTGTCCGCCGGGATCACTTCGTCGATCCAGCCCAGCTCGTGCTGGTGGCTCATCTCGGCAAGGCCGGCCTCCAGGGCCTCGTTCTGCGCCAGCTCCGCGCGCTGCTCGCGCAGGGTGCGCTGCACGCTGCGCAGGCCGTCGTAGAGGCGCTCGTAACCGGGCGCGGGGGCCTCGCCGATGGCGACATCGAGGTTGCCGTCGACCAGGCTGTGGAGAAGGGCGGTGATGCGGTCGGCGCGTTGCTGCGCCACGGCGTGTGCGTTGAACAGACCCATTGTCGTTATCCTCGGCTCAATCTTTTTTTGTCGTGTGGCAGTCAGGCGGCGGCTTCATCGACCAGCGCCATCTCGCGGCTGGTCATGAGTTTTTCGATGTCCACCAGGATCAGCATCCGCTCGCCCGCGGTGGCCAGGCCGAGCAGGTATCGGGTATCGAAGCTGGCGGCGAACTCCGGCGGCGGCTTGATCTCCTCGCCGGCCAGGGCGATCACGTCGGAGACCGAATCCACTACCGCGCCGACGATGCGCCGGCCGACGTTGAGGATGATCACCACGGTGAACTGGTCGTAGCTGATGTCGGCCAGGTTGAACTTGATGCGCAGGTCGACGATGGGCACGATGGCGCCGCGCAGGTTGATCACGCCCTTGATGAAGGCGGGCGCGTTGGCGATCGCGGTGACCTGGTCGTAGCCACGGATTTCCTGCACCCGCAGGATGTCGATGGCGTATTCCTCGCGGCCCAGGGTGAAGGTCAGGTACTCCTGCGCGGGGCTGG
This Pseudomonas sp. ATCC 13867 DNA region includes the following protein-coding sequences:
- the cheD gene encoding chemoreceptor glutamine deamidase CheD codes for the protein MSAAYAPLNRYHDPRFGMDAVKLLPGECFVTAEELMIVTVLGSCVSVCLRDRSSGLGGMNHFMLPGDAGTRRLLSSSGRYGVHAMDLLISALVRRGAQRRNFEAKVFGGGSVLQNLSADVGQRNVEFVLDYLGAEGIPVLAQDLLDVHPRKVYFFPGSGRVLVRKLRVLANDTLLQRERQYRQQLSRQTRGGTIDLF
- a CDS encoding protein-glutamate methylesterase/protein-glutamine glutaminase; translated protein: MTIRVLVVDDSALVRSLLKDIIQGDPELHLVGCAPDAFAARDLIKQHSPDVITLDVEMPRMDGLTFLDKLMKGRPTPVLMISSLTETGSEATLRALELGAIDFIAKPRLCIAEGMQAYAEEIRAKLKTAARARMRRPSVATGASATAGGPLLSTEKIIAIGASTGGTEAIKEVLLGLPPDCPGTVVTLHMPPGFTRSYAERLDRQTRLCVREARDGDRILPGHVLIAPGDFHMEVRRSGANYVVHLQHEAAVNGHRPAVDVMFDSLARCAGRNLLAALLTGMGKDGARGLQAIRQAGGHTIAQDEASCVVYGMPREAVELGAAKEVLPLERIAAALLQQARQSGGGNRV
- a CDS encoding CheR family methyltransferase, with the translated sequence MPNIDLPAPDHEFHYTRRDFQQVRERLYRHAGISLSENKQQLVYSRLSRRLRNLRLNSFAEYFAYLEDHEEEWQQFVNALTTNLTAFFRERHHFEHLARFAEEQLRDHRPLRIWSTASSTGEEPYSIAMTLVDALGSFTPPVQIMASDIDTGVLHSARQGIYPMERLEALDSSQKKRFFLRGTGDNTGKARVVGELRQLVEFRQINLLDAHWGISGGLDAIFCRNVMIYFDKPTQTRLLERMVGLLRPGGLLFAGHSENFVHANHLVRSVGRTTYQAAGSA
- the siaA gene encoding biofilm regulation protein phosphatase SiaA (SiaB is a threonine kinase acting on SiaC; SiaA is the matching phosphatase.): MAARWGLRGKSVVALLIACLLALVPAVLLGWKAMEDIRTHFGLAFARNFTLLNQQKIIAPVIRELALSRRLAESVVTQDWMLDENDPARRSLFFREADGYRADQRNYSYFVVVDASRHYYFNDSSSPLSNSPRYTLSENDPQDRWYFDTLARGESYNINVNYDAKLKVTKVWFNMVVRAGNEKVGLAGGGLDLTEFLDQFISRREAGVTPMIVDPDGAIQAHPDTRMIAFSSGAGAKAKHRVFDLLGSDQDRAALRQTLRQAEANPGEVETMWATLDGKEQLLAMAYIPQLRWHVLSAIDLHAAQVLDSRWMWPLAGTLAGLLAILLLGFAYTVDLLVLRPLRGLKQSAKAIAAGQYDSPLPRTRPDEIGELSSAFASMADQVRRHTEELEDKVQQRTQALEAANREMAAAQKKIGDSIDYASLIQRAILPDRQLQKSLGEHHFVLWKPRDVVGGDFYIYREGPHDSLIGVVDCAGHGVPGALMTMLALAAIDHAIDSVQSHDPAAILRETDHVMRGMLSQEEFTHSLATNMDAGLVRVDHQRKRLHFSGAKISLFASDGTDVREHKGARRAIGDKRQGDYQDVEVPMQAGWTYYLCTDGFLDQAGGEHGFGFGNSRFADMLRSHACRPLAEQADVFAATLARYQGERPQRDDITILSFRFD
- the siaB gene encoding biofilm regulation protein kinase SiaB, yielding MESLDLLAMRESYTRQRILLCFNGPISRSLIEEIGHALRNYLQAEQAHPSEAMDVFAVYIEMPQNIRHYASLRGYGEQDASATVAIARDEEGHYVVSAGNLVELEDGRSLVRSIESIADLDKVQLKAAYKEQLRRPRDAEATTGAGLGLLDIARKSNAPLKTSLTEQPDGRAFFSLRAVI
- a CDS encoding GNAT family N-acetyltransferase, which encodes MQSTFNFTLGVDPHARHVVIQGLLAYNFEQMGRSNTYDDFELYARDKQDEVVGGMFGQSGMGWLYIDYLWLPNDQRGSGLGSQLIALAEDEARRRGCVGLFLYTYSFQAPGFYEKQGFERMGVLEDCPPGHQRIYLKKHFG
- the siaC gene encoding biofilm regulation phosphoprotein SiaC, which translates into the protein MTNLNIAGTQSTPSIHGDWQAGTLTMQGDSYPENSYELFGQVIEWVERFLAGEQRPLTLDLRLLYLNTSSIKAMMDIFDLLEEAHREGRAAAVAWHYDRRNERVAELAEEFREDCTFPFVIQAYDE
- the siaD gene encoding biofilm regulation diguanylate cyclase SiaD codes for the protein MTSERELDLLIDELLADPQYEGHPLREALYLKHQQSLDQLARLERIARISDGFQSMARAQNSTLSERYHKQLRQLEKVARISDRYQDMMRDLNVALREAATHDPLTGIANRRLLMERLREESERAQRHHDTYVLAMLDVDHFKQVNDIWGHDIGDRVLVEIGRAIQAALRQYDLCGRWGGEEFLLLLPETRLADAAAIIERVRNDIRCLAVRVGTDALSVTASFGVAEHQPGESYSQTVSRADAALLDAKRSGRDKCAFSQG
- a CDS encoding extracellular solute-binding protein yields the protein MIKILKRTSLAIALAATSQSFAGDLTVVSFGGANKDAQVKAFYKPWQQNSGNRLVSGEYNGEMAKIKAMVATGSVAWNVVEVEGAELARGCDEGMFEELDPAQIGLKQEDFVPGAIQPCGIGFLVYSTVLAYNRNKLASAPTSWSDFWDVEKFPGKRGLRKLAKSTLEFALLADGVKPAEVYQVLATPQGQDRAFAKLDQIKPHIQWWEAGAQPPQFLAAGDVVMSSVYNGRLSAQQRQQYGLDIVWNGGIYEFDSWAIPKGAPQQDMTRQFIGYTLAPEQQKSFSQHIDYGAANLKGMELLDAQRVAELPTAPQNIEQQIPVDVTFWTDHGEQLEQRFNAWAAR